A window of the Mesorhizobium opportunistum WSM2075 genome harbors these coding sequences:
- a CDS encoding FKBP-type peptidyl-prolyl cis-trans isomerase produces MTQAKNGDTVRINYTGRLADGTQFDASGGEPLQFTLGEGQVIAGLETHVEGMEVGAKSTVTVPAEAAYGPHRPEAVMTIDRARVPDNINVDIGTRLQVRTSEGRPMPVTVVGVNDASVKLDGNHPLAGKDLVFDVELVEIVQAA; encoded by the coding sequence ATGACACAGGCCAAGAATGGCGACACCGTGCGCATCAATTATACTGGACGTCTGGCCGACGGCACTCAATTCGACGCTTCCGGCGGCGAACCGTTGCAATTCACCTTGGGTGAAGGGCAGGTGATCGCCGGTCTTGAAACCCATGTCGAGGGCATGGAGGTCGGCGCGAAAAGCACCGTCACCGTTCCCGCCGAAGCCGCCTATGGCCCCCACCGCCCCGAAGCGGTCATGACCATCGACCGCGCCCGCGTGCCGGATAACATCAATGTCGATATCGGTACTCGATTGCAGGTCAGAACCAGCGAGGGGCGCCCCATGCCAGTGACGGTCGTCGGCGTGAACGACGCCAGCGTCAAGCTGGACGGCAATCATCCGTTGGCCGGAAAGGACCTGGTGTTCGACGTTGAATTGGTCGAGATCGTCCAGGCAGCGTAG
- a CDS encoding amino acid ABC transporter permease, giving the protein MAFGWLPGAVGDIAHGAATTILLIAVTTLAGTLLSILGAAGRRNGPVALKRAIACYVEVMRNTPFLVQLFFIFFGLPSLGIRLDPILAAMLAMTLNMAAYTIEIVGAGLDAVPGGQTEAALALGLRPRQVFIKIVLPQALKIIYPALTSQIVIMMLESAVVSQIAVRELTYEADMLQARTFRSFETYFVVTLVYLLLSMALRRLLVTGGRQVLGAGVS; this is encoded by the coding sequence GTGGCCTTCGGCTGGCTCCCAGGTGCCGTGGGCGACATTGCCCACGGCGCCGCCACGACGATCCTATTGATCGCCGTCACAACGCTGGCCGGAACGCTGCTCAGCATCCTTGGCGCTGCGGGGCGGCGGAACGGTCCCGTTGCGCTCAAACGGGCCATCGCCTGCTATGTCGAGGTGATGCGCAACACGCCGTTCCTGGTGCAGCTGTTCTTCATCTTCTTCGGCCTGCCGAGCCTCGGCATCAGGCTCGATCCGATCCTGGCCGCCATGCTGGCGATGACGCTCAACATGGCGGCTTACACCATCGAGATCGTCGGCGCCGGGCTCGACGCGGTGCCGGGCGGGCAGACGGAAGCAGCCCTTGCGCTCGGGCTGCGGCCGCGCCAGGTGTTCATCAAGATCGTGCTGCCGCAGGCGCTCAAGATCATCTATCCGGCGCTCACCAGCCAGATCGTCATCATGATGCTGGAGTCGGCCGTGGTGTCGCAGATCGCCGTGCGCGAGCTGACCTACGAGGCCGACATGCTGCAGGCGCGCACCTTCCGCTCCTTCGAGACCTATTTTGTCGTGACGCTGGTCTATCTTCTCCTGTCGATGGCCCTACGCCGGCTCCTGGTCACAGGCGGGCGCCAGGTTCTGGGGGCTGGCGTGTCATGA
- a CDS encoding transporter substrate-binding domain-containing protein — protein sequence MTIRTTLRSSIAAVLVLGAAGMGSATQAANADALADITKAGSINVGVFADFPPFSSASADMSLKGYDMDVAQYIADTLKVKLNPVAVTGQNRIPYLNDHRVDILMSVGYSKEREQVIDFAAAYAPYYIAVIGPAAMAVKGKEDLADKSIAVNRGTLEDTSLTEAAPASADIKRFDNYNSVIQAFISGQTQLMVVGNDVGAQVLAKQDALKPEQKFQLLTSPSHIGLNKNEDALKKAVNDAIAKMLADGKLDESSKAWLKTPLNPDNLKD from the coding sequence ATGACAATCCGCACGACACTCAGATCATCCATCGCCGCCGTCCTGGTGCTCGGCGCCGCCGGTATGGGCTCCGCCACGCAGGCCGCCAACGCCGACGCGCTGGCCGATATCACCAAGGCCGGCAGCATCAATGTCGGCGTCTTCGCCGACTTCCCGCCCTTCTCCTCGGCCAGCGCCGACATGAGCCTCAAGGGCTACGACATGGACGTCGCGCAATACATCGCCGACACGCTTAAGGTGAAGCTCAATCCGGTCGCCGTCACCGGCCAGAACCGCATCCCCTATCTGAACGATCATCGCGTCGATATCCTGATGAGCGTCGGCTATTCGAAGGAGCGTGAGCAGGTCATCGACTTCGCCGCCGCCTACGCGCCCTATTACATTGCGGTGATCGGGCCGGCCGCGATGGCGGTCAAAGGCAAGGAAGATCTTGCCGACAAGTCGATCGCCGTCAATCGCGGTACGCTCGAAGACACCTCGCTGACCGAAGCCGCGCCCGCCTCGGCCGACATCAAGCGTTTCGACAATTACAATTCGGTGATCCAGGCCTTTATCTCTGGCCAGACCCAGCTGATGGTCGTCGGCAACGATGTCGGCGCCCAGGTGCTGGCCAAGCAGGACGCGCTGAAGCCGGAGCAGAAATTCCAGCTTCTGACCTCGCCCTCGCATATCGGCCTCAACAAGAATGAGGACGCCCTCAAGAAGGCGGTCAACGACGCCATCGCCAAGATGCTGGCCGACGGCAAGCTCGACGAAAGCTCGAAAGCCTGGCTGAAGACGCCGCTCAACCCCGACAACCTCAAGGATTGA
- a CDS encoding MATE family efflux transporter has protein sequence MSAIEAGARAPENLWRQEIRATLALAWPMVLTNLGQTAMTATDVMMMGRLGPDTLASGALGANLYFMPLIFGLGLMLATSPMIATELGRRRHSVRDLRRTVRQGLWLAILISIPIWLVLWHGEAILLAMGQEPALAHQAGIYLRWLEWAVLPFYGYIVLRSFISALERPGWALVIVFVAVACNAFFNWVFMFGNLGVPSMGIAGSGLATSLSSTLMFTGMAVVVMLEKKFRRYRLFGRFWRSDWPRFKGLLRLGLPIAGILAFEVTIFNAAALLMGLIDADSLAAHAIAIQIASISFMVPLGLNQAVTVRVGLAHGAGNPEGVSRAGWTAFVIGVSFMALMGLVMVLWPHLLISAFIDLTNPANARVIALAVSFLVFAALFQVFDGAQAVAAGMLRGLHDTKVPMIYAAIGYWGVGLPLGVLLAFHFGFHGVGIWIGLSSGLAVVAALLLARWLRRDRIAPPLVFGH, from the coding sequence ATGTCTGCGATCGAAGCCGGCGCTCGCGCGCCGGAAAACCTTTGGCGTCAGGAAATCAGGGCGACGCTGGCGCTCGCCTGGCCGATGGTGCTGACCAATCTCGGCCAGACCGCGATGACGGCGACCGACGTCATGATGATGGGGCGTTTGGGGCCGGACACGCTGGCCAGCGGCGCGCTTGGCGCCAACCTCTATTTCATGCCGCTGATCTTCGGCCTCGGCCTGATGCTGGCGACCTCGCCGATGATCGCGACCGAACTTGGCCGTCGCCGCCATTCGGTGCGCGACCTGCGCCGCACGGTGCGCCAGGGCCTGTGGCTGGCGATCCTGATCTCGATCCCGATCTGGCTGGTGCTTTGGCATGGCGAGGCCATCCTTTTGGCCATGGGTCAGGAACCGGCCCTGGCGCATCAGGCCGGCATTTACCTGCGCTGGCTCGAATGGGCGGTGCTGCCCTTCTATGGCTATATCGTGCTGCGCTCGTTCATCTCGGCGCTGGAGCGGCCGGGCTGGGCGCTGGTCATCGTCTTCGTCGCCGTCGCCTGCAACGCCTTCTTCAACTGGGTGTTCATGTTCGGCAATCTCGGCGTGCCGTCGATGGGCATCGCCGGCTCGGGCCTTGCCACCTCGCTGTCCTCGACGCTGATGTTCACCGGCATGGCCGTGGTGGTGATGCTGGAGAAGAAGTTCCGGCGCTACCGCCTGTTCGGCCGCTTCTGGCGGTCCGACTGGCCGCGCTTCAAGGGCCTGCTGCGGCTCGGCCTGCCGATCGCCGGCATCCTTGCCTTCGAGGTGACGATCTTCAATGCGGCGGCGCTGCTGATGGGCCTGATCGACGCCGACTCGCTTGCCGCGCACGCCATCGCCATCCAGATCGCCTCGATCTCCTTCATGGTGCCGCTTGGCCTCAACCAGGCGGTGACGGTGCGCGTTGGTCTTGCCCATGGCGCCGGCAATCCGGAAGGCGTGTCGCGCGCCGGTTGGACCGCCTTCGTCATCGGCGTCTCGTTCATGGCGCTGATGGGATTGGTGATGGTGTTGTGGCCGCACCTTTTGATCAGCGCGTTCATCGATCTCACCAATCCGGCCAATGCCAGGGTGATCGCGCTTGCCGTGTCGTTCCTGGTATTTGCTGCCCTGTTCCAAGTGTTCGACGGCGCGCAAGCCGTTGCCGCCGGCATGCTGCGCGGCCTGCACGACACCAAGGTGCCGATGATCTATGCAGCGATCGGCTATTGGGGCGTCGGCCTGCCGCTCGGCGTGCTGCTCGCCTTCCATTTCGGTTTCCACGGCGTCGGCATCTGGATCGGGCTGTCGTCGGGACTGGCCGTGGTGGCGGCGCTGCTTCTGGCGCGCTGGCTGCGGCGCGACAGGATCGCACCGCCGCTGGTGTTCGGGCATTGA
- a CDS encoding AraC family transcriptional regulator, with protein MAFRQRKNPVATLRTAPAFEHIVTEASDSFLWRLDDYPWERNVWNFHPEYEIHLLRKSSGVVLVGDHIGEFGPGYLTIVGGGLPHDWVTAVQPGELIEGRDIVLQFDAQRLRGSAGLLPELRELEPFLERSARGMVFHGRTALEGAALMERMGTVHGLARLCLFLELVDLLARTDEYELLSSPDFSPVLDAASLDIIQRALTYLFQHFAEDLKLPEVADLAGMTESTFSRFFQKNTGNSFSDHLAKLRLWQACKLLADTDIPITDICFQVGYMNISNFNRAFMRKHKMTPSSYRKLSRQRLTMRA; from the coding sequence ATGGCGTTCAGACAGCGAAAAAACCCGGTTGCGACGCTGCGCACGGCGCCGGCCTTCGAACATATCGTCACCGAGGCGAGCGACAGTTTCCTGTGGCGGCTCGACGACTATCCGTGGGAGCGCAATGTCTGGAACTTCCATCCGGAATACGAAATCCACCTGCTGCGGAAATCTTCCGGCGTGGTCCTGGTCGGCGATCATATCGGCGAGTTCGGGCCGGGTTACCTGACCATCGTGGGCGGCGGGCTGCCGCACGACTGGGTAACGGCGGTGCAGCCGGGCGAACTGATCGAGGGCCGCGACATCGTCCTGCAGTTCGATGCGCAGAGGCTGCGCGGCTCGGCCGGTCTGTTGCCTGAATTGCGCGAACTGGAGCCGTTCCTCGAGCGGTCGGCGCGCGGCATGGTCTTCCATGGCCGCACCGCGCTGGAAGGCGCCGCGCTTATGGAGCGGATGGGAACCGTGCATGGGCTCGCCCGCCTCTGCCTGTTCCTCGAACTGGTCGATCTCCTCGCCAGGACCGACGAATACGAACTGCTCTCGTCGCCGGATTTCTCGCCGGTCCTGGATGCCGCCTCGCTGGACATCATCCAGCGCGCGCTGACCTATCTCTTCCAGCATTTCGCCGAGGACCTGAAGCTGCCGGAAGTGGCGGACCTCGCGGGGATGACCGAGAGCACATTCTCGCGCTTCTTCCAGAAGAACACCGGCAACTCCTTCAGCGACCACCTTGCCAAGCTCCGGCTCTGGCAGGCCTGCAAGCTGTTGGCCGACACCGATATTCCGATCACCGACATCTGTTTCCAGGTCGGCTACATGAACATCTCGAACTTCAACCGCGCGTTCATGCGCAAGCACAAGATGACGCCGTCGTCCTATCGCAAGCTGTCGCGGCAGCGGCTGACGATGCGCGCATAA
- a CDS encoding ABC transporter substrate-binding protein, producing MRPVRLAASLGAAFLLSATVSTLALAQAPVCSAPVKVLAQPRDGLTLLEDSKAEFEKLAGAGFQIDYLNENDRRAKSRADASTVGNYNVYYVDEANVALFASSKWIVPLTDYYPADYDYADFDPGRQKVATYDGKVWFAPLTGGGDLMVYRKDVLEAAGIQPPKTLDELIADVPKLTNPDKGMYGIALRGARGSGANVWRWMPFFKAYGGQWFDGDKPAFNSDAAVKATETYLKLFKDSAPGTQTGSWDESTGAFLSGQVAILVESTPLSGMAVDPKTSQVVGKIGFLPPPSPLTGGGYGHGLAIAAKANADDASKKCAGLFIAWATSKENEKRRLDAHQFGELNRTSVLSSKEFADIYGADLGQALAETGKVTAVNFWQDPRWPDLGDRWGIILEELVTGTRTDIKGGLNELEAYANDLVKK from the coding sequence ATGAGACCAGTTCGGCTCGCTGCCAGCCTTGGCGCAGCTTTTTTGCTTTCCGCTACCGTTTCCACCCTTGCGCTCGCGCAGGCACCGGTCTGCTCGGCGCCGGTCAAGGTGCTGGCTCAGCCACGCGATGGCCTGACCCTTCTGGAGGACTCCAAGGCCGAGTTCGAGAAGCTTGCCGGCGCCGGTTTCCAGATCGATTATCTGAACGAGAACGACCGCCGGGCCAAATCGCGCGCCGATGCGTCCACCGTCGGCAACTACAATGTCTATTATGTCGACGAAGCCAACGTCGCGTTGTTTGCCTCCTCGAAATGGATCGTGCCGCTGACCGATTACTATCCCGCGGACTATGACTACGCCGACTTCGATCCTGGCCGCCAGAAGGTCGCGACCTATGACGGCAAGGTGTGGTTTGCGCCGCTGACCGGCGGCGGCGACCTGATGGTCTACCGCAAGGACGTGCTTGAAGCCGCCGGCATCCAGCCGCCGAAGACGCTGGACGAGCTGATCGCCGATGTGCCGAAGCTGACCAATCCGGACAAGGGCATGTATGGCATCGCGCTGCGCGGCGCACGCGGCTCGGGCGCCAATGTCTGGCGCTGGATGCCGTTCTTCAAGGCCTATGGCGGCCAGTGGTTCGACGGCGACAAGCCAGCCTTCAATTCGGACGCGGCCGTCAAGGCAACAGAGACCTATCTGAAACTGTTCAAGGATTCGGCACCCGGCACGCAGACCGGCAGCTGGGACGAATCGACCGGCGCCTTCCTGTCGGGCCAGGTCGCCATCCTCGTCGAATCGACGCCGCTGTCGGGCATGGCGGTCGACCCGAAAACCTCGCAAGTGGTCGGCAAGATCGGCTTCCTGCCGCCGCCCTCGCCGCTCACCGGCGGCGGCTATGGCCATGGCCTCGCCATCGCCGCGAAGGCCAATGCCGACGATGCCTCGAAGAAATGCGCCGGCCTGTTCATTGCCTGGGCGACTTCGAAGGAAAACGAGAAGCGCCGGCTCGATGCCCACCAGTTCGGTGAGCTGAACCGCACCAGCGTCCTGTCCAGCAAGGAATTCGCCGATATCTACGGCGCCGATCTCGGACAGGCGCTGGCTGAAACCGGCAAGGTCACGGCGGTCAACTTCTGGCAGGATCCGCGCTGGCCGGATCTCGGCGACCGCTGGGGCATCATCCTCGAGGAACTGGTCACCGGCACCCGCACCGACATCAAGGGTGGCCTCAACGAGCTCGAGGCCTATGCCAACGATCTGGTGAAGAAATAA
- a CDS encoding amino acid ABC transporter permease: MIEFTLWDIIRNLLLAARWTVLLSLAAFIGGAIVGMIVLFFRISKNTWSRRIASGYIALFQGTPLLMQLFLMFFGLPMLGLRIEPWTAAVIGLTFFASAYLAEIWRSGVDALPLGQWDAGASLGLHYLQELRLIILPQAFSITRAPTVGFLVQLIKSTALTSIIGFEELVRTSNAINNATFEPFKVYGLVALIFFVMCFPLTQYARRLEKHASAH, translated from the coding sequence ATGATCGAGTTCACGCTTTGGGACATCATTCGCAACCTTCTGCTCGCCGCCCGCTGGACGGTGTTGTTGTCGCTGGCCGCCTTCATCGGCGGCGCGATTGTCGGCATGATTGTGCTGTTCTTCAGGATATCCAAGAACACATGGAGCCGGCGCATCGCCTCGGGCTACATCGCGCTCTTCCAGGGAACGCCGCTGCTGATGCAGCTCTTCCTCATGTTCTTCGGCCTGCCGATGCTCGGTCTGCGTATCGAACCCTGGACGGCCGCCGTAATAGGCCTGACCTTCTTCGCCAGCGCCTATCTCGCCGAGATATGGCGCTCCGGTGTCGACGCGCTGCCGTTGGGCCAATGGGACGCCGGCGCCAGCCTTGGCCTGCACTATCTGCAGGAGCTCAGGCTGATCATCCTGCCGCAGGCGTTCTCGATCACCCGCGCGCCGACGGTCGGCTTCCTGGTGCAGCTGATCAAATCGACGGCGCTGACCTCGATCATCGGCTTCGAGGAGTTGGTCAGGACATCCAACGCCATCAACAACGCGACCTTCGAACCGTTCAAGGTCTACGGCCTGGTGGCGCTGATCTTCTTCGTCATGTGCTTTCCACTGACGCAGTACGCCCGCCGTCTGGAGAAGCACGCGTCAGCGCACTGA